One window from the genome of Micromonospora aurantiaca ATCC 27029 encodes:
- a CDS encoding DUF2975 domain-containing protein, which produces MLTAQRAVTPLRAFLVLLFAILVLFQTMSLPGQFAHMARENPDMAYLRWPATTVTIFWVLCVQVVIVCTWHLLTLVKNDRIFTEASLGWVDGIVWAVAAAWVVLVGVFLYVGFNADDPGLPLLLFLLVTGVSVLGLLMVVLRALLRQATTLRTDMEAVI; this is translated from the coding sequence ATGTTGACGGCGCAACGCGCGGTGACACCACTCCGCGCCTTCCTGGTCCTGCTGTTCGCGATCCTGGTGCTGTTCCAGACCATGTCGCTGCCCGGGCAGTTCGCGCACATGGCGCGCGAGAACCCGGACATGGCGTACCTGCGGTGGCCCGCCACCACGGTGACGATCTTCTGGGTGTTGTGCGTGCAGGTGGTGATCGTCTGCACCTGGCACCTGCTCACCCTGGTCAAGAACGACCGCATCTTCACCGAGGCGTCCCTGGGCTGGGTCGACGGGATCGTCTGGGCGGTGGCCGCCGCCTGGGTGGTGCTCGTCGGCGTGTTCCTCTACGTCGGCTTCAACGCCGACGACCCGGGGTTGCCGCTGCTGCTGTTCCTGCTGGTCACCGGCGTCAGCGTGCTGGGGCTGCTGATGGTCGTCCTGCGCGCGCTGCTGCGCCAGGCCACCACCCTGCGCACCGACATGGAAGCGGTGATCTGA